From the Oryza glaberrima chromosome 5, OglaRS2, whole genome shotgun sequence genome, one window contains:
- the LOC127773357 gene encoding uncharacterized protein LOC127773357, which translates to MRMKAFKGCQTTMMPRNGPTTSTAGKNCIPVVVQVTAPPQQPPPSAAEDKRLAGVDVVALVDTSHSMKSVNAMGYMKEAMTSVIQKLGDNDRLAIVSFTSEVNYTIMGLTKMCGDARREATGMINSRLDVAERTDMIGALNIGAKILEDRENSSRLGCMMLLSNGGNRNSNDICNINNICDKYAAYTFGLGPNHCPRVMKHIADCTRGTYSFVNLEVTNINTTFVAFINHIRSVAAMSVEITLNTHELVTISKVHCGGYHDKKVELKESCTSVKINMREMYACETKSITVFLDVAAGESQKLLTVSGRYHQTLTTSETLHQEQGPKMEEVTVDWSETYSSELEKLHIHSEVEARLAWIELEDRVKEMLDKFDNKKTTSSTGTMAEELEKMLVEIKAAQYYSNVSEANWSVMKKTVLEMKKGIDDGGNITKSSGMRYMRSWLTCCNWQRKTWLESSCIPPKLDVVCPPQPAIQPGSGGSTQPAVQPGSGGSTQPAVQPGSDGSTQPVVQPGSGGSTQPAVQPGSGCITPGTRVVQVGSGCIRPVVEVARAWWGFIVSKPWLLCGALPLAVALLFLFAVTGARLILQGPSWWWWLSATTTISTTGGVAVRGNATSAPLIIPQHAGWVSMEKELVAVVQSRKEAEEGKTGSLFHQAASSDLDMDLQIQRYLYMAIVHATVLRRRRLSVSAVSVKEVRSEVSRYLGSMPKAMEDIEIPSFEGTTVVEMKERMNRYLYSTIVQSSVVKTSYWEQSSTSKENKTTTILTDEQTTATTFTDSLTKIWKRSMSSFSFTRSTETRRQQVSVLEQQLQEKNELVVRIKQELQEKVERVRQIELQLEEKTAEVVTLREEVTSTAARFDSCSKSVEAVNAQLKTCKLNVRRLRGKISMLHDDDEDSQGGDGVDDGRLH; encoded by the exons ATGAGGATGAAAGCATTCAAAGGATGCCAGACGACGATGATGCCGAGGAACgggccgacgacgtcgacggcagGCAAGAATTGCATACCCGTCGTTGTGCAGGTGACTGCGCCGCCGcaacagccgccgccgtcggcggcggaggacaagCGGCTCGCCGGGGTGGACGTCGTCGCATTGGTCGACACCAGCCATAGCATGAAGTCCGTCAATGCCATGGGGTACATGAAGGAGGCGATGACGTCCGTCATCCAGAAGCTCGGCGACAACGACCGGCTCGCCATCGTGTCGTTCACCTCCGAGGTGAACTACACCATCATGGGGCTCACCAAAATGTGCGGCGACGCCCGCCGCGAAGCCACTGGCATGATTAACAGCCGGTTAGATGTGGCTGAAAGGACTGACATGATCGGGGCCTTGAACATTGGAGCCAAG ATTCTAGAGGACCGCGAAAACTCGAGCCGCTTAGGCTGTATGATGTTGCTATCGAACGGTGGCAACAGGAACAGCAACGACATTTGTAATATCAACAATATCTGCGACAAGTACGCTGCTTACACCTTCGGTTTGGGCCCCAACCATTGCCCCCGGGTGATGAAGCACATCGCCGACTGCACCCGCGGCACCTACTCCTTCGTCAACCTAGAGGTCACCAACATCAACACCACCTTCGTTGCCTTCATCAACCACATCAGGTCTGTCGCTGCAATGTCCGTCGAGATCACCCTCAACACCCACGAGCTCGTCACCATATCCAAAGTCCACTGCGGAGGCTACCACGACAAGAAAGTGGAACTGAAAGAGAGCTGCACAAGTGTCAAGATTAACATGCGGGAGATGTACGCCTGCGAGACGAAGAGCATCACCGTCTTCCTCGACGTCGCTGCGGGGGAGAGCCAAAAGCTACTCACCGTGAGCGGCCGCTATCATCAGACCCTCACCACCAGCGAGACACTACATCAAGAGCAAGGTccaaaaatggaggaagtaaccGTGGATTGGTCAGAGACATACTCGTCGGAGTTGGAGAAGCTGCATATTCACTCGGAGGTAGAGGCGAGGCTCGCGTGGATCGAGCTCGAGGATCGCGTCAAGGAAATGTTGGACAAGTTTGACAATAAGAAGACGACAAGCTCCACCGGCACCATGGCAGAGGAGCTGGAGAAGATGTTGGTCGAGATCAAGGCCGCCCAGTACTACTCCAACGTCTCCGAGGCGAACTGGTCGGTGATGAAGAAAACCGTCCTCGAGATGAAGAAAGgcatcgacgacggcggcaacaTCACCAAGTCGTCCGGGATGCGCTACATGCGGTCATGGCTGACGTGCTGCAATTGGCAGCGCAAGACATGGCTGGAGTCCAGCTGCATCCCACCCAAATTAGATGTGGTGTGTCCCCCACAACCGGCGATCCAGCCGGGCTCCGGCGGCTCGACCCAACCGGCGGTCCAGCCAGGATCCGGCGGCTCCACCCAACCAGCGGTCCAGCCCGGATCCGACGGCTCCACCCAACCGGTTGTCCAGCCAGGCTCCGGCGGTTCCACCCAACCGGCGGTCCAGCCGGGCTCCGGCTGCATCACTCCCGGAACCAGGGTGGTCCAGGTGGGCTCTGGCTGTATCAGACCAGTGGTCGAGGTGGCACGGGCATGGTGGGGTTTCATCGTCAGCAAACCATGGCTCTTGTGCGGCGCGTTGCCACTCGCGGTGGCCTTGCTCTTCCTCTTCGCCGTCACCGGAGCTAGACTGATTCTTCAGGGTCcaagttggtggtggtggttgtcgGCCACGACGACGATCTCCACCACAGGCGGCGTTGCAGTGCGCGGCAATGCCACCAGTGCACCACTGATCATCCCACAGCACGCCGGCTGGGTCAGCATGGAGAAAGAACTTGTGGCCGTTGTCCAGAGCCGCAAGGAGGCCGAGGAAGGCAAGACCGGCTCCTTGTTCCACCAGGCCGCCTCTTCCGATCTCGACATGGACCTCCAGATCCAACGCTATCTCTACAtg GCGATCGTGCACGCCACGGTGCTTCGCAGACGCCGTCTCAGTGTCTCGGCTGTCTCTGTTAAGGAGGTCAGGAGCGAGGTTTCCAGGTATCTTGGGAGCATGCCCAAGGCGATGGAGGACATTGAGATCCCATCCTTTGAGGGCACCACGGTGGTGGAGATGAAAGAGCGCATGAACCGCTATCTCTACTCG ACTATCGTGCAGTCCAGCGTCGTAAAGACTAGCTACTGGGAGCAGTCGTCGACGAGCAAGGAGAACAAGACGACGACAATCCTTACCGATGAGCAGACCACAGCTACGACCTTCACTGATTCGTTGACCAAGATCTGGAAGAGGAGCATGTCGAGTTTCAGTTTCACGAGAAGTACTGAGACGAGGAGGCAGCAGGTGTCGGTGCtggagcagcagctgcaggagAAGAACGAGCTGGTGGTCCGGATCAAGCAGGAACTGCAGGAGAAGGTGGAGCGGGTGAGGCAGATCGAGCTGCAGCTGGAGGAGAAGACGGCGGAGGTGGTGACCCTCCGCGAGGAAgtcacctccaccgccgcgcggTTTGACTCTTGCTCCAAGAGCGTTGAGGCGGTGAACGCGCAGCTCAAAACCTGCAAACTGAATGTCCGCAGGCTGCGGGGGAAGATCAGCATGctgcatgatgatgatgaggactcgcaaggcggcgatggcgttgaCGACGGCCGCCTCCACTAA